Proteins encoded by one window of Glycine soja cultivar W05 chromosome 15, ASM419377v2, whole genome shotgun sequence:
- the LOC114387832 gene encoding protein NRT1/ PTR FAMILY 1.2-like, with protein sequence MDKEVELGSLEGEMATQHISQPQKRKGGLVTMPFIIANEALARVASLGLLPNMILYLMGTYRLHLAQATQILLWSHATSNFTPVVGAFIADSYLGRFLAVGLGSAITFLGMTLLWLTAMIPQARPPTCSSNKAGGCKSATGGQMAILISALALMSVGNGGLSCSLAFGADQVNRKDNPNNRRVLEIFFSWYYASAAISVIIALTGIVYIQDHLGWKVGYGVPAALMLLSTVSFLLASPLYVKNKVESSLFTGFVQVIVVAYKNRKLPLPPNNSPEHYHHKKESDLVVPTDKLSFLNRACVIKDREQEIASDGSASNPWKLCTVDQVEELKAIIKVIPLWSTGIMMSVNIGGSFGLLQAKSLDRHITSHFQVPPGSFSVVMVLTIFLWIALYDRAILPLASKIRGKPVRISAKRRMGLGLFFSFIHLVTSAIVESVRRRRAIKEGYLNNANGVLHMSAMWLFPQLCLGGIAEAFNAIGQNEFYYTEFPRTMSSVAASLSGLGMAAGNLVSSFVFSVVQNATSRGGKEGWVLDNINKGRYDKYYWVISGLSALNIVYYLICSWAYGPTVEQVQVRKLGEENGSRELEPSTEFRNGSQVDKEFQISKENGSKEEEELTR encoded by the exons ATGGACAAGGAAGTGGAGCTTGGTTCCCTTGAAGGTGAAATGGCCACCCAGCACATTTCACAACCACAGAAGCGCAAGGGTGGTCTTGTTACCATGCCTTTCATCATTG CAAATGAGGCACTTGCGAGGGTGGCAAGTTTGGGCCTTTTGCCCAACATGATACTGTATTTGATGGGGACCTACAGGCTTCACCTTGCCCAAGCAACCCAGATACTTCTCTGGTCCCATGCTACCAGCAATTTCACACCTGTGGTGGGTGCTTTCATTGCTGATTCTTATCTGGGTCGATTCCTCGCTGTTGGGTTGGGTTCGGCCATCACTTTTCTG GGAATGACACTGCTGTGGTTAACAGCTATGATCCCACAGGCACGGCCTCCCACTTGCAGTAGCAATAAAGCTGGAGGCTGTAAATCGGCAACAGGAGGGCAAATGGCAATCTTAATCTCTGCCCTTGCTCTCATGTCTGTTGGAAATGGTGGTCTTTCATGCTCCTTAGCATTTGGTGCAGACCAGGTGAACAGAAAAGATAACCCCAACAACAGAAGGGTCTTGGAAATATTCTTCAGCTGGTATTATGCTTCTGCTGCTATTTCTGTCATAATTGCTCTCACAGGAATAGTTTATATCCAAGATCATCTTGGATGGAAAGTGGGTTATGGAGTTCCAGCAGCACTCATGCTTTTATCTACTGTCTCCTTCCTCCTTGCCTCTCCACTTTATGTAAAGAATAAAGTAGAATCCAGCTTGTTCACAGGATTTGTACAAGTGATTGTTGTTGCCTACAAGAACAGAAAACTTCCATTACCACCAAACAACTCCCCTGAACATTACCATCATAAGAAGGAGTCAGACCTTGTCGTTCCAACCGATAAACTAAG TTTCCTGAATAGAGCCTGTGTTATCAAAGATCGGGAACAAGAAATAGCCTCGGATGGTTCAGCATCAAATCCATGGAAACTCTGCACAGTAGATCAAGTAGAGGAACTAAAAGCCATTATTAAAGTGATTCCCTTGTGGTCTACAGGGATCATGATGTCAGTTAACATTGGAGGCTCATTTGGATTGCTGCAAGCTAAGTCCCTGGACAGACACATCACCTCACACTTCCAAGTGCCACCTGGCTCTTTTAGTGTAGTCATGGTACTTACAATATTTTTATGGATAGCTCTCTATGACCGAGCCATTCTTCCTTTAGCATCAAAGATAAGAGGCAAACCGGTTAGGATCAGTGCAAAGAGAAGAATGGGACTTggcttgtttttctcttttatccaCTTGGTAACTTCGGCTATTGTCGAATCCGTAAGGCGAAGGAGAGCAATCAAGGAGGGATATCTTAACAATGCCAATGGTGTGTTGCATATGTCTGCAATGTGGCTTTTCCCACAACTTTGCTTGGGTGGAATAGCTGAAGCATTCAATGCAATAGGCCAAAATGAGTTCTATTACACAGAGTTTCCTAGGACCATGTCCAGTGTTGCTGCTTCCCTTTCTGGACTGGGAATGGCTGCAGGAAACTTGGTGTCTAGTTTTGTCTTCAGCGTTGTACAAAATGCTACTTCAAGAGGGGGGAAAGAAGGTTGGGTTTTGGATAACATTAACAAGGGTCGTTATGACAAGTACTACTGGGTTATTTCTGGACTCAGTGCTCTTAATATAGTGTATTATCTAATATGCAGTTGGGCTTATGGACCTACCGTTGAGCAAGTACAAGTACGTAAGTTAGGTGAAGAAAATGGCTCAAGGGAATTAGAACCTTCAACTGAATTTAGGAATGGGAGTCAGGTTGACAAAGAATTCCAGATTAGTAAAGAAAATGGCTCAAAGGAGGAAGAAGAGTTAACTAGGTGA
- the LOC114387089 gene encoding protein NRT1/ PTR FAMILY 1.2-like, translating to MEKEMEAALVHVETTQQHMNPHVLRRKGGFITMPFIIANEALAKLASVGLMPNMVLYLIGDYRLRVLKATKIMFYWFAATNFAPVIGAFVADAYLGRFLAIGLGSILSFLGMAVMWLTTMVPEARPCSHCEESATTPQMAILLSCFALISIGGGGISCSLAFGADQLNQKSKPNNPRVLESFISWYIASQAIAVVFSLTGIVYIQDHFGWKLGFGVPAALMFLSTLMFFLISSRYVKQKPHSSLLTGFVQVLFVAYKNRNLSFPPKDSTCMYHHKKDSPLVAPTDKLRFLNKACIIKDREQDIASDGSASDKWSLCTIEQVEELKAIIKVIPLWSTGIMVSVSTSQTSLWLLQAKTMDRHITSSFQIPAGSFGVFIMLAVCVTAGVYDRVILPLASKVRGKPVTISAKKRMGIGLFFSFLDFVASAVVESIRRRKAIREGYINNPEAVLDMSAMWLIPHNILCGIAEAFNAIGQSEFYYSEFPSSMSSIAASLFSLGSAVGNLVASLILSIVDDITSRGGKESWVSDNINKGHYDKYYWLLAIMSVVNILYYLVCSWAYGPSAEPASKKEERGNGVRDQQEEAM from the exons ATGGAGAAGGAAATGGAGGCTGCTTTAGTTCATGTGGAGACGACCCAGCAACACATGAATCCACATGTACTAAGGCGCAAGGGTGGCTTCATTACCATGCCTTTCATTATAG CAAATGAGGCACTAGCTAAGCTGGCTAGTGTTGGACTTATGCCAAACATGGTATTGTATTTGATAGGGGATTACAGGCTCCGAGTACTGAAAGCAACCAAAATTATGTTCTATTGGTTTGCCGCTACCAATTTTGCTCCTGTGATTGGTGCTTTTGTGGCTGATGCTTATTTGGGTCGCTTCCTTGCcattggtttaggttcaattctCAGTTTCCTG GGGATGGCAGTGATGTGGTTAACAACCATGGTCCCAGAGGCAAGGCCATGCAGCCATTGTGAAGAATCAGCAACAACACCCCAAATGGCTATCTTACTCTCTTGCTTTGCTCTCATATCCATTGGAGGTGGGGGCATCTCATGCTCCTTAGCATTTGGTGCTGATCAACTTAACCAAAAATCCAAACCCAACAATCCGAGGGTCCTTGAGAGCTTCATAAGTTGGTACATAGCTTCTCAAGCCATTGCTGTGGTTTTTTCCTTAACCGGAATAGTTTACATCCAAGACCATTTTGGATGGAAACTGGGTTTTGGGGTCCCAGCAGCACTTATGTTCTTGTCCACTCTCATGTTCTTCCTCATTTCTTCACGTTATGTCAAGCAGAAACCACACAGCAGCTTACTCACTGGCTTTGTCCAAGTGCTTTTCGTTGCCTATAAGAACAGAAACCTTTCATTTCCACCTAAGGACTCCACTTGCATGTATCACCATAAGAAGGACTCACCCCTTGTTGCTCCAACTGATAAACTAAG GTTTCTAAACAAAGCTTGCATCATCAAAGATAGGGAACAGGATATAGCCTCTGATGGATCAGCCTCAGATAAATGGAGTCTTTGCACAATAGAGCAAGTGGAAGAACTAAAAGCCATCATTAAAGTTATTCCTCTTTGGTCTACCGGTATCATGGTGTCAGTCAGCACTAGCCAAACATCACTTTGGTTGCTCCAAGCCAAAACAATGGACAGACACATCACTTCAAGCTTCCAAATTCCAGCAGGCTCTTTCGGTGTGTTCATAATGTTGGCAGTGTGTGTAACTGCTGGTGTCTATGATCGTGTCATCCTTCCTCTAGCATCAAAAGTGAGAGGAAAACCAGTTACTATCAGCGCCAAAAAGAGAATGGGAATTGGACtgtttttctcatttttggACTTTGTAGCCTCAGCTGTTGTTGAGAGCATAAGGAGAAGGAAAGCAATTAGGGAGGGATATATTAATAATCCTGAGGCAGTGTTGGACATGTCTGCAATGTGGCTCATCCCACATAATATTTTGTGTGGTATAGCAGAAGCCTTTAATGCAATAGGGCAATCAGAGTTCTATTACTCTGAGTTTCCAAGCAGCATGTCAAGCATTGCTGCATCCCTATTCAGCCTAGGATCTGCTGTGGGAAACTTGGTGGCTTCTCTTATACTCAGCATTGTGGATGACATTACTTCCAGAGGGGGAAAAGAGAGCTGGGTTTCAGATAACATTAACAAGGGTCACTATGACAAGTACTATTGGCTTCTTGCCATAATGAGTGTTGTTAATATACTCTACTATTTGGTTTGCAGTTGGGCTTATGGCCCTAGTGCTGAACCAGCttcaaagaaggaagaaagagggAATGGGGTTCGTGATCAACAAGAAGAGGCAATGTAA
- the LOC114387073 gene encoding protein PLANT CADMIUM RESISTANCE 8 produces the protein MQGIEDQKIQQNEPVGSIAPRYEADRIQQIGNPWSTGLFDCHENQTNAVMTAFFPCVTFGQIAEVQDGGELSCHLGSFIYLLMMPALCSQWIMGSKYRTKLRKRYNLVEAPYTDIVSHIFCPCCSLCQEFRELKIRGLDPALGWNGILAQQQSDQTLKNPPLNQVMSK, from the exons aTGCAGGGCATTGAGGATCAGAAAATTCAACAGAATGAACCCGTTGGTTCAATTGCTCCAAGGTATGAAGCTGATAGGATTCAGCAAATAGGGAATCCATGGAGCACTGGACTATTTGACTGTCATGAGAATCAGACAAATG CTGTTATGACAGCATTTTTTCCCTGTGTAACATTTGGGCAGATAGCAGAAGTACAAGATGGTGGAGAACTTA GTTGTCATCTGGGGAGCTTCATTTATCTATTAATGATGCCTGCTTTGTGCTCTCAATGGATTATGGGGTCAAAGTACCGCACAAAGTTGAGGAAGAGGTATAATTTGGTGGAAGCTCCATATACGGATATAGTCTCTCACATCTTTTGTCCATGTTGTTCCCTCTGTCAAGAATTCAGAGAGCTAAAAATTAGAGGACTTGACCCTGCTCTTG GATGGAATGGCATTCTTGCACAACAGCAAAGTGATCAAACATTAAAGAATCCTCCTTTAAACCAAGTCATGTCCAAGTGA